Part of the Kitasatospora sp. NBC_00374 genome is shown below.
ACAGTAGGGCCTGCCCGGCATCCGGTCGGCCGGATCGCGCAGGATTTCCCCCGCACCCGCACAACCGGAAGGGGCATTCGAATCAATGGGGGCGCGCCACGCGCGGGCCGTGCGCCGGTACGCGCTGTTCGGACCGGCACACGGCCCGGAGGCAGCGCCGCGCCCCGGCCCCGCCCGGTGACCAGCGAGCCCGTTGGCTGCCGGCACCGCCGGGGCCCGGGCCGGGCCCCGTCACATGCGCGGGTCGGGCTTCAGCAGGGCGAACACCGCTCCGGCCGGGTCCGCCGCCCAGGCGATCCGGCCGACCTGCGGCACGTCCGCCGGCGGCATCAGCACCCGCCCGCCGCCGCCTTCGATCGCGGTGACGGTGGTGTCGACGTCCGCCACGTTGAAGTACGGGACCCACCGCGGCACCTCGTTCGACCCGGCGCCCGCCCCGTCGCCCTGCGGCGCGACCCCGCCGAAGGAGCCCTCTTCCTGGTCGCCGTCCGCGATGCTGAGCACCCGGTACAGCATCCCGGGGGCCTGCATCTCGGCGTGCCGCCACCCGAAGACGGAGGCGTAGAAGGCGATGGCCGCGGCCGGGTCCGGCACGTGCAGCTCCACCCACAGCAGGGAGTTCTCGGCGGAGGCCAGTTCCAGTCCGGGGGTCTTCCCGGGCTGCCAGCAGGCGAACTCGGCACCCTGCGGATCGGTGAACTGCGCCAGCCAGCCCTCGCCCATGACATCCATGGGCTCCATCCGCACCGTCCCGCTGCCGGACCGGACGGCGCCCGTGGTGGCCTGCACGTCGGCGCTCTGGAAATGGATCATCCAGGCGGAGGCCGCGCCCTCCTCGGTCAGCGGGCCCAGCGCGGCGACCGTCCTGCCCTGGAGCTGGAAGAAGCCGTAGCCGCCGGCCTCGGGCCCGGCGGAGACGAACTCCCAGCCGAAGACCCGGCCGTAGAAGGCGGCGGCCGCGTCGGTGTCGGGGCTGCCGAGGTCGAGCCAGTTGGGCGATCCGGTACGGAAGTCGGTGCCGAGCATGGTGTCCTCCTGGGATGTACGGGGTCCGTCCGCCCCATACGATGCCGAGCCGCCGTGCGCGGAGATCTGTACGGGCCGCACGGGACGGCAAGGTTCACCCGGACGGCAGGTCCGGGGCGGCGGGGAGCCACGCCGGGACGCGGGGCGCCGCCGGATCGAAAGCACCGGGGGTGCCCCGGTCCACCGGGCCCCACCCCGGGCAGCGGGCCGTGCACCGGGCGTTCGGGGCTCGTCGCGGTGCCGGTGTGCCTTCGCACGCTCTGCCGGCCGGGCGCGTGCGGCGGGACGATGGACGGGCCGGTCGGCAAGGGCACCTGTTGGTCGCCGTGGGCGTGCGTTGTGCGGGTGATGGCTGTTGGCTGGTGGGGACAGGTGTGCCGCTACAGGGTGAGGAGATGTGAGCATGACTGTGGTGATGTCGATGCGTTGGGTCGGGGTTACGCCGGAGCAGTACGACGTGGTGCGGGACGCGGTGGACTGGGAGGCGGTTCCGGCGGCCGGTGGGCAGGTCCATGTGGCGTGGTTCGACGCTCAGGGGCTGCATGTGACCGACGTGTGGGAGTCCCAGCAGGCGTTCGAGGTGTTTCTCGCGGAGCGGCTGGCGCCGGCGGTCGAGAAGGCCGGGATCACCGGTGCTCCCGAGACCTCCTTCGCCCCGCTCCACCGGCGGTTCGTCGCACCCGGTATCAGCGGCGCCGAGTAGACCGTCCCCGGACGGGGCCCGGGCCGGCTGGCCCGGGCCCGGCTGTGGCCGGTCGGGGCCCGTGGGGAAAAGCGGTTGCGCTGAGGGAGAGGGCGGCTAGGGTATTCACGTTCTCGCGGATGCCGTGCGAGGACCCGACGTCGAGGAGGTGTGTCCGGATGGTTGCCGCCGTGTCGCGGCGCGCCTTCGTGTGCGCGCCATACGCCTCCCTCGTTCGTCATTCTCCCACCGGCTGACAGCGCGTCATATCGGACGCACCCGGTGGGCCACTCCTCAGGAGCCACCGCAGTGCGCGAGCGCTTTGCCGACAGCGATTCCTTCTCCCGTATCCGTCCCAAGGGCGGGTCCCGGCGCGGCCGACGGTCCGACCGGTTCGACGACTTCGAGCCCGAGTACTTCCCCTCCGGGCCGGCCGAGTTCCCCGAGGGCTCTGACGACCTTGCCTCAGCCACCCCCGCTCCCGACGGCCCCGCCGAGGGCGACCGCTGGTCCACCTGGGACCGGTCCACTCCCACCGAGAAGGGACCCGAGCCGCGTCCCGCCTGGGTGGTGACCGAACTGGCGGCCGTGGACACCGAGCTCGGGATCGTGAAGACCGGCAAGGAGGCCGACGTCTTCCTGTTGGAGCGCGGCGTCCCGGGTACCGAGCGGCGCACCCTGATGGCCGCCAAGCGCTACCGGGACGGCCGACACCGGATGTTCCACCGCGACTCGGGCTACCTGGAGGGTCGTCAGCACAAGGAGTCCCGGGTCAGCCGGGCGATGGCCAAGCGCACCACGTTCGGCAAGGAGGCGATCGCCGGGCAGTGGGCGGCGGCCGAGTTCGCGGCGCTGTGCCGGCTCTGGTCGGCCGGGGTGGCCGTCCCGTACCCGGTGCAGATCACGGGGACCGAGATCCTGATGGAGTTCGTCGGCGACGCAGGCGGCAAGGCCGCGCCCCGACTGGCCCAACTCCGGGCCGAGGAAGCCGACATCGAGGACCTGTGGGAGCAGCTCGGCCGCAGCCTGTCGCTGCTCGCGATCGGCGGCTATGCGCACGGCGACCTGTCGGCGTACAACATCCTCGTCCACCGTGGACGGCTGGTGATCATCGACGTGCCGCAG
Proteins encoded:
- a CDS encoding VOC family protein → MLGTDFRTGSPNWLDLGSPDTDAAAAFYGRVFGWEFVSAGPEAGGYGFFQLQGRTVAALGPLTEEGAASAWMIHFQSADVQATTGAVRSGSGTVRMEPMDVMGEGWLAQFTDPQGAEFACWQPGKTPGLELASAENSLLWVELHVPDPAAAIAFYASVFGWRHAEMQAPGMLYRVLSIADGDQEEGSFGGVAPQGDGAGAGSNEVPRWVPYFNVADVDTTVTAIEGGGGRVLMPPADVPQVGRIAWAADPAGAVFALLKPDPRM
- a CDS encoding serine protein kinase RIO encodes the protein MRERFADSDSFSRIRPKGGSRRGRRSDRFDDFEPEYFPSGPAEFPEGSDDLASATPAPDGPAEGDRWSTWDRSTPTEKGPEPRPAWVVTELAAVDTELGIVKTGKEADVFLLERGVPGTERRTLMAAKRYRDGRHRMFHRDSGYLEGRQHKESRVSRAMAKRTTFGKEAIAGQWAAAEFAALCRLWSAGVAVPYPVQITGTEILMEFVGDAGGKAAPRLAQLRAEEADIEDLWEQLGRSLSLLAIGGYAHGDLSAYNILVHRGRLVIIDVPQIVDVIANPRGRSFLERDVRNVGAWFASRGLSEKRVDELVESLAADARLR